A stretch of the Solanum dulcamara chromosome 6, daSolDulc1.2, whole genome shotgun sequence genome encodes the following:
- the LOC129893143 gene encoding uncharacterized protein LOC129893143: MEFYHIFGFLSILKESLQLIPKNGKLFALISFLHILFSSILLSIMNFELKFLIHDIVLKASIMSTSIDDTFKIMKLFADIKEDFRIILFIYVAILVVLSLISFLYTIATITLSSNINNSLKELVIKIFKAFKHAIITRLYTTMFTTGYFFMVFFLLSPILISSSNIFLFFIGIFVGIISFLFNLYLLIVWMLALVISVIEEDCYGIKSIAKAGRLIKGNRLNGFMLNILFSIISSLLYLSYLKSNNKPNKGVIYQTLKSIFLVIISSLFNLLLLVAYTVLYSHCKKEHGEEEVEFDGNFEYSKV, translated from the coding sequence ATGGagttttatcatatttttggtTTTCTCTCAATTCTCAAAGAATCCCTTCAATTAATTCCAAAAAATGGAAAGCTATTTGCATTAATAAgttttcttcatattctattttCCTCTATCCTTTTATCAATCATGAATTTTGAACTTAAATTCTTGATCCATGATATTGTTTTAAAGGCATCAATTATGTCTACTTCAATTGATGATACctttaaaatcatgaaactTTTTGCTGATATTAAAGAGGATTTTAGAATTATTCTATTTATATATGTTGCAATTCTTGTTGTTCTATCTTTAATCTCTTTTCTATATACAATTGCAACAATTACATTATCATCTAATATCAATAATTCTCTCAAAGAACttgttataaaaatattcaaggCATTTAAACATGCAATAATAACTAGATTATACACAACCATGTTCACTACTGGTtatttttttatggttttttttttattaagtcCTATTTTAATTTCCTCTAGcaatattttccttttctttataGGAATTTTTGTTGGAATAATTTCCTTcctatttaatttatatttattaatagtTTGGATGTTGGCTTTAGTTATTTCAGTAATTGAAGAAGATTGTTATGGAATTAAATCCATAGCAAAAGCTGGAAGACTCATTAAGGGGAATAGATTAAATGGATTTatgttaaatattttattttctataatttcatcattattgtACCTAAGTTATTTGAAGAGTAATAATAAACCTAATAAAGGAGTAATTTACCAGACACTCAAGTCTATATTTCTGGTTATtatttcttctttgtttaatttattgttattagtgGCATATACTGTGCTATACTCTCATTGCAAGAAGGAACATGGAGAAGAGGAAGTTGAATTTGATGGGAATTTTGAGTATAGCAAAGTATAA
- the LOC129893003 gene encoding protein ASPARTIC PROTEASE IN GUARD CELL 1-like, translated as MSLDPFKLSDPPMSSYTFAIYHRDIFGKSNFKDFEDDNNTKEGGNSTFTQQQVAQGGNKIREKVPKTTGTYYANGEYVASFLLGSSEVRSFLLIDSDSDLLWWQCGPCEAKCYKQKQPLYSSTTSKTFRKIDCFRKPSSCMIKNPNLHCDQNSHECIYDLNYTDGSRTQGILADDVITFVLDHLPVRVTFGCARD; from the coding sequence ATGTCTCTTGATCCATTTAAGCTTTCGGATCCTCCAATGTCATCCTATACTTTTGCCATTTACCATCGCGATATATTTGGAAAATCAAACTTCAAAGATTTTGAAGACGATAACAACACTAAAGAAGGTGGAAATTCAACCTTCACACAACAACAAGTTGCACAAGGAGGTAATAAGATCCGCGAAAAGGTCCCAAAAACAACAGGCACATACTACGCAAATGGTGAGTATGTTGCATCTTTTTTGCTTGGCAGTAGCGAAGTCAGAAGTTTCTTGCTAATAGATAGTGATAGTGATTTACTTTGGTGGCAATGTGGACCATGTGAGGCAAAGTGTtacaaacaaaaacaacctcTATATTCTTCTACTACATCCAAAACATTTCGAAAAATCGATTGCTTTCGAAAACCTTCAAGCTGCATGATTAAAAACCCAAATTTACATTGTGATCAAAATAGTCATGAGTGtatctatgatttaaattatactGATGGATCAAGAACACAAGGTATTTTGGCAGATGATGTGATTACTTTTGTATTAGACCATCTACCTGTTAGGGTTACATTTGGATGTGCTCGAGATTAA